The Leptospira kmetyi serovar Malaysia str. Bejo-Iso9 genome includes a window with the following:
- a CDS encoding HupE/UreJ family protein, with translation MKVWICVLFFFVAFTEVNSHNRSESFSVWKVNSGSITGVITLPTQEATRIPFNKKESESLADRFAKYVRNHIEFYTDQTQCELSSPPRKLRSNSSFVRLEIRFDCRNSSPSRMVYTGLFEYSPSHLHYARLSFEGENLAEKLFQSKSVEWDFRQESETTSRSGSGFFSFVVAGIEHIGTGIDHIAFLLALLLSATRWREILISVTGFTIGHSLTLSIAVLGKIKPDTNGIEAFIGLTILIISAEYVRSRTSNSISILVALLPSTVGFLAWLLNKQATHILFAYLGMSIFTISYLSLNPYLTQKKRRGFYLGIATVVFGMIHGFGFAGFLLETGLEKDRLIEPLFGFNLGVEIGQLLLVLSALLIGFCLRKTLFPKIDPRYAKLAPLLLLFLLSALGAYWFVQRSF, from the coding sequence ATGAAGGTTTGGATCTGTGTTCTCTTTTTCTTTGTCGCTTTCACGGAAGTTAATTCTCACAATCGAAGCGAATCTTTTTCCGTTTGGAAAGTGAATTCCGGTTCGATCACGGGCGTCATCACCTTGCCGACTCAGGAAGCGACACGAATTCCTTTTAACAAAAAAGAATCCGAATCTTTGGCGGATCGTTTTGCGAAATACGTTCGAAACCATATCGAGTTTTATACCGATCAAACGCAGTGCGAACTCTCTTCTCCGCCTCGGAAGTTGCGATCCAATTCTTCCTTTGTCCGATTGGAGATCCGTTTTGATTGTCGCAATTCTTCTCCGAGTAGAATGGTTTACACCGGTTTATTCGAATATTCTCCCTCGCATCTTCACTACGCGAGATTGAGTTTTGAAGGGGAGAATCTCGCGGAAAAATTATTTCAATCCAAAAGCGTAGAATGGGATTTTCGACAAGAATCGGAAACGACTTCCCGTTCCGGCTCGGGATTTTTCTCGTTCGTTGTCGCCGGGATCGAACATATCGGAACGGGAATCGATCATATCGCATTTCTCTTAGCATTATTGTTAAGCGCAACGAGATGGAGGGAAATTCTGATCTCAGTCACAGGATTTACAATCGGGCATAGTCTTACTCTTTCGATCGCGGTCTTAGGAAAAATCAAACCGGATACGAACGGAATCGAAGCCTTTATCGGACTCACCATCTTGATCATCTCCGCGGAATACGTACGTTCCAGAACGTCGAATTCCATTTCGATCTTAGTCGCGCTTCTTCCTTCGACGGTCGGTTTTCTCGCTTGGCTTTTGAACAAACAGGCGACGCATATTCTTTTCGCGTATCTCGGCATGTCGATTTTTACGATTTCTTATCTTTCACTCAATCCGTATCTGACCCAAAAGAAGAGGAGAGGTTTTTATCTCGGAATCGCAACGGTCGTTTTTGGAATGATTCACGGATTCGGATTTGCCGGATTCTTATTGGAAACCGGATTGGAGAAGGATCGGCTGATCGAGCCGCTTTTCGGTTTTAACCTTGGAGTCGAGATCGGTCAGCTTCTTCTGGTTCTTTCGGCGTTGCTGATCGGTTTTTGTTTGAGAAAAACCTTGTTCCCAAAAATCGATCCGCGATATGCAAAACTAGCGCCCTTGCTCCTTTTATTCCTGCTTTCCGCGTTGGGAGCCTATTGGTTCGTGCAACGCAGTTTTTGA